From Domibacillus sp. DTU_2020_1001157_1_SI_ALB_TIR_016, a single genomic window includes:
- a CDS encoding type III pantothenate kinase yields MIFVLDVGNTNTVLGVYKGETLKHHWRIETNRNKTEDEYGMMIKSLFQHDGLQFEQIEGVIISSVVPPIMAALERMCEKYFHTKPLVVGPGVKTGLNIKYENPREVGADRIVNAVAGIHEYGTPIIIVDFGTATTYCYIDESSHYMGGLIAPGIGISTEALYTRASKLPRIEITRPETVVGKNTVSAMQAGILYGYVGQVEGIVSRIKKEYNADPTVIATGGLAGLIAKECSMIDVVDPDLTLKGLRLIYKRNTQ; encoded by the coding sequence GTGATTTTTGTACTGGATGTAGGGAATACCAATACTGTGCTCGGTGTATACAAAGGGGAAACGTTAAAACATCACTGGCGCATTGAAACGAACCGGAATAAAACCGAAGATGAATATGGCATGATGATTAAAAGCCTGTTTCAGCATGATGGCCTGCAGTTTGAACAAATTGAGGGCGTGATTATTTCTTCTGTTGTTCCGCCAATTATGGCAGCACTCGAGCGCATGTGTGAAAAGTATTTCCACACAAAGCCGCTTGTCGTCGGACCAGGTGTGAAGACTGGTTTGAATATTAAATATGAAAATCCACGTGAAGTTGGAGCCGACCGGATTGTAAACGCAGTGGCCGGCATCCATGAATATGGCACGCCGATCATTATTGTTGATTTTGGAACAGCGACGACCTATTGTTATATCGACGAAAGCAGCCATTATATGGGCGGTTTGATTGCACCGGGCATTGGCATTTCTACAGAAGCCCTTTATACAAGAGCTTCTAAGCTGCCGCGTATTGAAATTACCCGACCGGAAACCGTAGTCGGGAAAAATACGGTTTCGGCTATGCAGGCCGGCATTTTATACGGATATGTAGGCCAGGTTGAAGGAATTGTCAGCCGAATTAAAAAGGAATATAACGCGGACCCTACTGTTATTGCCACAGGCGGTCTTGCTGGGCTGATTGCAAAGGAATGCAGCATGATTGATGTAGTGGATCCTGATTTAACGTTAAAGGGCCTTCGATTGATTTATAAGCGAAATACCCAATAA